One region of Triticum aestivum cultivar Chinese Spring chromosome 6B, IWGSC CS RefSeq v2.1, whole genome shotgun sequence genomic DNA includes:
- the LOC123139805 gene encoding uncharacterized protein, with the protein MSIRRSRSPGTGGRRLCCGLSFGSGQTGTGTGIPDDSTIIQQRIYGPENLDRWDDELAADEDLERGIGKELLAKIQRCYERVKIVDEGFCFGLLDPVSNIVVSEAIAQTNKLAVAAEEEEEDGRRRPILRCIFERSLDGLVAFLVALFPYLTNYRAVWYLNKADLDPLVAAGLVVKHRGMERTFGFMSHTTAAAVGMALRCAAAVAQHPNPRKFALGWKLLSPCLCRVSALLSPPYAARDPALIIDIWSLLEQPEPKPARLVLEEAWGLASKRHGSNMKNHPEMKMLQVPLLPTLRRVLLATIHGYYLEALAWLPKDKLCSYQYHYSLLHAGQCYGPLDPVSNIIVNTLWYAQAYPLTLEKNMEIEAISTRALLRIALRSLYGLISFLCTRHPALTPGEAMQRLQLAGAYLQKADDRDHDGGIEEAYAAAANAARHPKPLEQAQFLGPSNSMLKGFSDLLEHNEPSNVRPLFPGYFQALANCKPAQETKNTNVLGPWAYNDVMRTIGSFWNQHNSAVGMAKYAIEMYNKKLLVQPSYEVHVVCGVNESVGGHANPTKPFDGTCRCSHINFLATRTTAGTSPELFFAECSNIGSKEVLLCCPVAMPLPGTEQVRCLYCESRGRTIVHPTKESFLGRDKEFEKMLCGERQRANNEMISDSYYITLRLDNLEEDRIYSDYSCDSGLQEDVPLPEIN; encoded by the exons ATGTCGATCCGCCGCAGCAGGAGCCCTGGCACCGGCGGCAGGCGCCTTTGCTGCGGCCTTAGCTTCGGCAGCGGCCAGACCGGCACCGGCACCGGCATCCCTGATGACTCCACCATAATCCAGCAACGGATCTATGGTCCGGAGAATCTAGATCGCTGGGACGACGAACTAGCGGCGGACGAAGATCTGGAACGGGGAATCGGCAAGGAGCTCCTTGCCAAGATCCAGCGCTGCTACGAGCGGGTGAAGATCGTCGACGAGGGCTTCTGCTTCGGCCTACTAGATCCGGTCTCCAACATCGTCGTCAGCGAAGCAATCGCCCAAACCAATAagctggcggtggcggcggaggaggaagaggaggacggtCGTCGACGGCCGATACTCCGGTGCATTTTCGAGCGGTCGCTGGACGGCCTCGTCGCCTTCCTGGTGGCCCTCTTCCCCTACCTCACCAACTACAGGGCCGTGTGGTACCTCAACAAGGCCGATCTGGACCCCCTCGTGGCCGCCGGCCTCGTCGTCAAGCACCGCGGGATGGAGCGGACCTTCGGGTTTATGTCTCACACCACCGCGGCGGCCGTCGGAATGGCGCTCAGATGCGCCGCGGCCGTCGCACAACACCCCAACCCGCGCAAGTTTGCTCTGGGGTGGAAGCTGCTGTCCCCTTGTCTCTGCAGGGTCTCCGCCCTGCTTTCACCACCCTACGCCGCCCGAGACCCCGCTCTGATCATCGACATCTGGTCACTGCTTGAGCAACCTGAACCTAAACCTGCTCGGCTTGTCCTGGAGGAAGCCTGGGGGCTTGCCTCTAAACGCCATGGCAGCAACATGAAGAACCATCCGGAGATGAAGATGCTGCAAGTGCCGCTGCTGCCGACTCTGAGGCGTGTGCTTCTCGCCACCATCCATGGATACTATCTGGAGGCTCTTGCCTGGCTGCCCAAGGACAAGCTGTGCTCCTACCAGTACCATTACAGCTTGCTCCACGCCGGCCAGTGCTACGGGCCGCTGGACCCCgtctccaacatcatcgtgaataCCCTCTGGTATGCCCAGGCCTACCCTCTAACGCTAGAGAAAAATATGGAGATCGAGGCCATCAGCACCAGAGCCCTGCTGCGGATCGCACTCCGATCCCTATATGGCCTCATCTCCTTCCTCTGCACACGCCACCCCGCCCTCACGCCGGGCGAGGCCATGCAACGACTGCAGCTGGCCGGGGCCTATCTCCAAAAGGCCGATGATCGCGATCACGATGGTGGCATCGAAGAAGCCTACGCGGCTGCTGCCAATGCCGCACGCCACCCGAAACCTCTTGAACAGGCCCAATTCCTCGGACCATCTAATTCCATGCTGAAAGGCTTCTCGGATCTCCTCGAGCACAATGAACCTTCCAACGTCCGCCCATTGTTTCCGGGCTACTTCCAAGCTCTTGCCAACTGCAAACCTGCACAAGAAACAAAAAACACCAACGTGTTAGGCCCGTGGGCTTACAATGATGTAATGAGAACGATAGGCAGCTTCTGGAACCAGCACAACAGCGCCGTGGGAATGGCAAAATATGCAATCGAAATGTACAACAAGAAACTCCTG GTACAACCCAGCTACGAGGTCCATGTTGTCTGCGGTGTCAACGAGTCCGTGGGTGGCCATGCGAACCCAACGAAGCCCTTCGATGGCACGTGCCGTTGCTCCCACATCAACTTCCTCGCCACCCGAACTACAGCAGGCACATCTCCAGAGCTCTTCTTTGCCGAGTGTAGCAACATCGGCTCTAAGGAGGTGCTGTTGTGCTGCCCTGTGGCTATGCCACTTCCAGGCACTG AGCAAGTCCGTTGCCTTTACTGTGAGTCGAGAGGGAGGACCATCGTGCACCCGACCAAGGAGAGTTTCCTGGGGCGTGACAAAGAGTTTGAGAAGATGCTCTGCGGTGAAAGACAACGCGCCAACAATGAAATGATCTCTGACAGCTACTATATAACCTTGCGTTTGGATAATCTGGAGG